A window from Setaria italica strain Yugu1 chromosome VIII, Setaria_italica_v2.0, whole genome shotgun sequence encodes these proteins:
- the LOC105914878 gene encoding putative pentatricopeptide repeat-containing protein At5g47460 has protein sequence MRRHRHHVTLAAAKSHAALLKSGISSPTPWNQLLTAYSASGSGLASARRVFDEIPLPDAISWNSLLAAHVAAGAHPEAWRLLRAMHARGLTASTFSLGSALRSAAAARRPALGAQLQSFAVKFGLADDVIPASALLDVYAKCGRLSDARRVFGGMPKRNTISWNALIAGYSESGNLAQAMALFLEMEREGLAPDEVTFAALLN, from the coding sequence atgcgccgccaccgtcaccACGTCACCCTTGCCGCGGCAAAGTCCCACGCCGCCCTCCTCAAGTCCGGCATCTCCTCCCCCACGCCCTGGAACCAGCTCCTCACCGCGTACtccgcctccggctccggcctCGCCTCCGCGCGCCGGGTTTTCGACGAGATCCCCCTCCCCGACGCGATCTCCTGGAACTCCCTCCTCGCTGCGCACGTCGCTGCCGGCGCGCACCCGGAAGcatggcgcctcctccgggcCATGCACGCGCGGGGCCTCACCGCCAGCACCTTCTCCCTCGGCTCCGcgctccgctccgccgccgcggcgcgccgccccGCTCTCGGCGCTCAGCTGCAATCATTCGCCGTCAAGTTCGGCCTTGCCGACGACGTCATCCCCGCTAGCGCGTTGCTCGATGTCTACGCGAAATGCGGCCGGTTGAGCGATGCTCGCCGCGTGTTCGGTGGAATGCCCAAGCGGAATACCATCTCTTGGAACGCGCTCATTGCTGGGTACTCGGAGTCTGGGAATCTGGCACAGGCGATGGCGCTGTTTCTTGAGATGGAAAGGGAGGGGTTGGCCCCAGATGAAGTGACATTTGCCGCGTTGCTCAATTGA
- the LOC101766886 gene encoding uncharacterized protein LOC101766886 translates to MPPASVARLVAAHPAVLSSATIGDRFDFYFHELGLAPAEVRRFVLASPNRFLTAGIDGRLRPNHRLLRDLLGFDKNVLTAVKQSIELIYDNLEVVLLPKLQALRDHGVTEEVLVKLVTTHPKALVHRATRFDEGLAAMKEFGLSPNSGIFPYAFGVFAKIYQSKWDRGVENYLSLGWTKKQIRRAFIKHPYCMSVSEKLGWDPEYVRVIDPDCSFLELEKRTLLRYKVLDILVSMGVLKKGIRMGHLTMSEKKFAERYVNRYQEVIPEVLEAYGARTGCAVK, encoded by the coding sequence ATGCCCCCCGCCTCCGTCGCACGCCTCGTCGCCGCACACCCCGCAGTCCTCTCCTCGGCCACCATCGGCGACAGGTTCGATTTCTACTTCCACGAGCTCGGCCTAGCGCCCGCCGAGGTCCGCCGCTTCGTCCTCGCGAGCCCCAACCGCTTCCTCACCGCGGGGATcgacggccgcctccgccccaatCACCGCCTCCTCAGGGATCTCCTCGGCTTCGACAAAAACGTGCTCACCGCCGTCAAGCAGTCCATTGAGCTCATCTATGACAACCTCGAGGTCGTGCTGCTCCCCAAGCTCCAGGCGCTCCGCGACCATGGCGTCACGGAGGAGGTCCTCGTCAAGCTCGTCACCACGCACCCCAAGGCGCTCGTGCACAGGGCCACCCGCTTTGATGAGGGCTTGGCTGCCATGAAGGAGTTTGGATTGAGCCCGAACTCTGGCATCTTCCCCTACGCCTTTGGGGTGTTTGCCAAAATCTACCAGTCCAAGTGGGACCGCGGGGTGGAGAATTACCTCAGCCTGGGGTGGACAAAGAAGCAGATCAGGCGAGCATTCATCAAGCACCCCTACTGCATGTCAGTGTCTGAGAAGCTTGGCTGGGACCCTGAGTACGTACGTGTCATCGACCCCGACTGTTCTTTCCTTGAGCTAGAGAAGCGGACGCTGCTGAGGTACAAGGTGCTGGACATTCTGGTGTCCATGGGTGTCCTCAAGAAGGGCATAAGGATGGGCCATCTGACAATGTCGGAGAAGAAGTTTGCGGAGAGATATGTCAATAGATACCAGGAAGTGATACCTGAAGTACTGGAAGCTTACGGAGCCAGGACAGGTTGTGCTGTGAAGTAG
- the LOC101785876 gene encoding glucan endo-1,3-beta-glucosidase 8 codes for MPALRCVLASVLVVVVAAAAAADALGVNWGTMSTRRLPPKVMARLLADNGFRKVKIFDADERTMEGLAGTGIETMVAVPNDLLAAVADYARAREWVKENVTRYAFDGGVNIRFVAVGNEPFLRAYNGSFDRVTVPALRNIQRALDEAGHGGAVKATVPVNADVYDSPPGNPVPSAGRFRADVAGVMTEMVRLLNRSGAPLTVNIYPFLSLYGNDDFPLDYAFFDDAGAGKAKPVVDGRVNYTNVFDANFDTLVSALKRVGFGRLPVMIGEVGWPTDGDKHATAALAERFYKGLLRRLAARKGTPLRPNARIEVYLFGLMDEDAKSVAPGNFERHWGLFTSDGRPKFPLDLRGGGRPAMPVPARGVEYLPRRWCVLNPDAAAGGDDRLAGNVGYACGRADCTPLGYGCSCGGGALDARGNASYAFNAYYQSQGQAESACDFQGLAVVVDKDPSLGACKFSVGFVGSGAAAAAAVVMARTAAVAAALLLVLL; via the coding sequence ATGCCGGCGTTACGCTGCGTCCTCGCTTCggttttggtggtggtggtggcggcggcggcggcggcggacgcgctCGGCGTGAACTGGGGCACGATGTCGACGCGCCGGCTGCCGCCCAAGGTGATGGCGCGGCTGCTGGCGGACAACGGGTTCCGGAAGGTGAAGATCTTCGACGCCGACGAGCGGACCATGGAGGGGCTCGCCGGGACGGGCATCGAGACGATGGTCGCCGTGCCCAacgacctcctcgccgccgtcgccgactaCGCCCGCGCCAGGGAGTGGGTCAAGGAGAACGTCACCCGGTACGCCTTCGACGGCGGCGTCAACATCCGGTTCGTCGCCGTCGGCAACGAGCCGTTCCTCCGCGCGTACAACGGCTCGTTCGACCGCGTCACCGTGCCGGCGCTGAGGAACATCCAGCGCGCGCTCGACGAggccggccacggcggcgcggtcAAGGCGACGGTCCCCGTGAACGCCGACGTCTACGACTCGCCGCCGGGGAACCCGGTGCCCTCGGCGGGGAGGTTCCGCGCCGACGTGGCGGGCGTCATGACGGAGATGGTCCGGCTCCTGAACCGGAGTGGCGCGCCGCTGACGGTCAACATCTACCCGTTCCTCAGCCTGTACGGGAACGACGACTTCCCGCTCGACTACGCCTTCTtcgacgacgccggcgccggcaaggCGAAGCCGGTGGTGGACGGCCGGGTCAACTACACCAACGTGTTCGACGCCAACTTCGACACGCTGGTCTCGGCGCTGAAGAGGGTCGGGTTCGGCCGCCTGCCGGTGATGATCGGCGAGGTGGGGTGGCCGACGGACGGCGACAAGCACGCCACGGCGGCGCTCGCGGAGCGGTTCTACAAGGggctgctccgccgcctcgcagCGAGGAAGGGCACGCCGCTCCGGCCGAACGCCCGCATCGAGGTGTACCTGTTCGGGCTCATGGACGAGGACGCCAAGAGCGTGGCGCCGGGCAACTTCGAGCGCCACTGGGGCCTCTTCACCTCCGACGGCCGGCCCAAGTTCCCCCTcgacctccgcggcggcggccgcccggCGATGCCCGTCCCGGCCAGGGGCGTCGAGTACCTGCCCCGTCGGTGGTGCGTGCTGAacccggacgccgccgccggcggcgacgaccggCTCGCGGGCAACGTCGGCTACGCGTGCGGCCGCGCCGACTGCACGCCGCTGGGGTACGGgtgcagctgcggcggcggcgcgctggacGCGCGCGGGAACGCGTCGTACGCGTTCAACGCGTACTACCAGTCGCAGGGGCAGGCCGAGTCGGCGTGCGACTTCcaggggctcgccgtcgtcgtcgacaaGGACCCGTCGCTGGGAGCGTGCAAGTTCAGCGTTGGGTTCGTCGggtcgggagcggcggcggcggcggcggtggtgatggcgcggacggcggcggtggcggcggctctgCTCCTCGTGTTGCTTTGA
- the LOC101767297 gene encoding receptor kinase-like protein Xa21 isoform X1, whose amino-acid sequence MLSGEIPHSLGNLASLSSLLLSHNNLHGQIPESFSNLTSLQTLNLNYNNLSGTVPPALYNISSLIFLGLGANQLVGRLPADIGNTLTSITNLILEGNKFEGPLPSSLDNATNLQVLDLRSNTFAGVIPSLGSLSKLSYLDLGVNRLEAGDSTFLSSLKNSTQLLELWLDRNHLQGVISAYITNISKSLKVLVLIENKLTGPIPSEIGNFMNLTVLQVDNNLLSGYIPDMLGNLRNLSILTLSCNKLSGEIPQSIGKLDQLTMLNFGGNDLTGLIPSSINGCKHLTTLNLSSNSLYGAIPEELFSISTLSEGLDLSYNQLTGDIPLEIGRLINLNLLNLSNNQLSGEIPTTLGQCLLLDSLHLEKNFLKGSIPNSFISLQGISEMDLSQNNLSGRIPEYFESFTLLRFLNLSFNDLEGAVPGGGVFANASDVFIQGNGKLCATSPILHVPLCRTSAHNRKSTKYIVSVVVPLSTMVAVIAACVAVIILKKKRQAKTLTDQSLKQFKNFSYTDLFKATDGFSPNNLVGSGRFGMVYKGQLKFELCAVAIKVFRSDQLGAPSNFLSECEALRNTRHRNLLRVISVCSTFDPIGTEFKALILEYMGHGNLEGWLHPEEYRKSTKGPLSLDSRIKIAVDVAAALDYLHNRCAPPLVHCDLKPSNVLLNDEMVACLGDFGLAKFLSSDSSTSSIAGPRGSVGYIAPEYGMGCKVSIEGDIYSYGIMLLEMITGKRPTDEMFKDGINLRGFVKSSLPLKINEILEPNLTRYLEGEDTDQVMGGIQKCALQLANLGLVCSEMSPKDRPTTEDVYAEILSIKEEFSAKLDTSVVVSLLHHGCV is encoded by the exons ATGCTCTCAGGAGAGATTCCTCACTCACTCGGTAACCTTGCTTCCTTATCTTCATTACTCCTTTCTCATAACAATTTACATGGACAGATCCCAGAGAGCTTCAGTAACCTTACAAGTTTGCAAACACTAAACCTCAATTACAACAACTTGTCAGGCACTGTTCCACCAGCACTTTATAACATCTCTTCTCTTATTTTTCTTGGCCTTGGTGCCAACCAACTCGTCGGGAGGCTTCCTGCCGACATTGGTAACACCCTTACAAGCATCACAAATTTGATATTGGAAGGGAACAAGTTTGAAGGGCCACTTCCTTCTTCCCTGGACAACGCCACAAACTTGCAAGTTCTAGACCTTCGTAGCAACACGTTCGCAGGTGTTATTCCTTCACTAGGATCCCTGTCCAAATTGAGTTACCTAGATCTGGGTGTTAACAGGCTTGAAGCTGGAGACTCGACTTTCTTATCCTCTCTAAAAAACAGCACCCAGTTACTCGAATTATGGTTGGATAGAAACCACCTTCAAGGAGTAATATCTGCTTATATTACCAATATTTCAAAAAGCTTAAAGGTCCTCGTGCTGATAGAAAATAAATTGACAGGACCTATACCATCAGAGATTGGAAATTTCATGAACCTCACTGTCCTTCAAGTAGATAACAACTTACTCTCAGGATATATTCCAGACATGCTTGGAAACCTCCGAAACTTGTCCATCCTAACCTTATCCTGCAACAAACTTTCTGGAGAAATACCACAATCAATTGGTAAATTGGATCAGCTTACTATGCTTAATTTTGGGGGAAATGATTTGACCGGACTCATACCTTCTAGCATAAATGGTTGTAAACATTTGACGACACTCAACCTTTCTTCCAATAGCTTATACGGAGCTATACCTGAGGAACTATTTTCAATATCTACGCTTTCTGAAGGCTTAGACCTGTCCTATAACCAACTCACTGGAGACATACCATTGGAGATTGGTAGATTAATTAATCTGAATTTACTAAATCTTTCCAACAATCAATTATCAGGTGAGATTCCCACCACACTTGGTCAGTGCCTTCTTTTGGATTCTCTCCACTTAGAGAAGAATTTCCTGAAAGGAAGCATCCCAAATTCTTTTATCAGCTTACAAGGCATCTCTGAGATGGATCTTTCCCAGAATAACTTGTCAGGTAGAATTCCTGAATATTTTGAGTCCTTCACCTTGTTACGTTTTCTAAATCTATCCTTCAATGACCTTGAGGGGGCCGTCCCTGGAGGTGGCGTGTTTGCCAATGCGAGTGACGTGTTCATCCAAGGAAACGGCAAACTCTGTGCAACTTCTCCAATTCTGCATGTACCACTCTGCAGGACATCAGCTCATAACAGGAAGAGTACAAAATATATTGTATCTGTAGTAGTTCCACTTTCTACTATGGTTGCAGTCATCGCGGCATGTGTTGCAGTCATTATTCTGAAGAAGAAAAGGCAAGCTAAGACGCTCACTGACCAATCACTCAAGCAGTTCAAGAACTTCTCATACACTGACTTATTCAAAGCAACAGATGGTTTCTCTCCAAATAATCTTGTTGGTTCAGGAAGATTTGGAATGGTATACAAAGGTCAGTTGAAGTTTGAATTATGTGCAGTAGCCATAAAGGTATTCAGGTCCGACCAACTTGGAGCACCAAGCAACTTCCTCTCTGAATGCGAGGCTCTAAGAAACACTCGCCATCGGAATCTTTTAAGAGTGATAAGTGTATGTTCAACCTTTGATCCAATAGGAACTGAATTCAAAGCGCTCATTCTTGAGTACATGGGTCATGGTAACCTAGAGGGCTGGCTCCATCCAGAAGAATACAGAAAGAGCACAAAAGGACCACTGAGTTTAGACTCACGGATAAAAATAGCTGTGGATGTTGCTGCTGCCCTAGATTATCTTCATAATCGATGTGCTCCTCCTTTGGTTCATTGTGATCTAAAGCCAAGCAATGTGCTTCTGAATGATGAAATGGTTGCATGCCTTGGTGACTTTGGGCTTGCAAAGTTTCTATCCAGTGACTCTTCAACGTCGAGCATTGCAGGACCCAGAGGATCTGTCGGATACATTGCACCAG AGTATGGCATGGGGTGCAAAGTTTCAATTGAGGGTGACATCTACAGCTATGGAATCATGCTTCTAGAGATGATCACAGGAAAGCGTCCAACCGATGAGATGTTTAAGGACGGTATAAACCTTCGCGGCTTCGTGAAGTCATCCCTTCCACTGAAAATAAATGAGATCTTAGAACCCAATCTCACCCGATATCTTGAAGGTGAAGACACAGATCAAGTAATGGGTGGGATCCAAAAGTGTGCTCTGCAGCTAGCTAATCTTGGCCTGGTATGCTCTGAGATGTCTCCCAAGGACCGGCCAACAACAGAGGATGTTTATGCTGAAATCTTATCCATTAAAGAAGAGTTTTCAGCTAAACTGGATACCAGTGTAGTGGTCTCACTTTTGCATCATGGCTGTGTCTGA
- the LOC101767297 gene encoding probable LRR receptor-like serine/threonine-protein kinase At3g47570 isoform X2 translates to MPRVTIYNASFLPPLSFIFFSLLALCPNLHASSGTFNESDALLCLKSQLRDPGGALASWRNDSPAFCEWHGVTCATKQNASRVIALDLESEDISDNIFPCVANLSFLERIHMPNNQLNGHISPVISRLTWLQYLNLSMNSLSGEIPETISSCSRLEAIDLYSNALQGEIPPGLSQCLSLKSIILSNNNLRGSIPPELGLLPNLSALFLPSNYLTGNIPEFLGKSNYLTWVNLQNNNLSGGIPAALFNSTTLSYIDLSQNNLSGSIPPFRQWQASSSVLKYLSLDKNMLSGEIPHSLGNLASLSSLLLSHNNLHGQIPESFSNLTSLQTLNLNYNNLSGTVPPALYNISSLIFLGLGANQLVGRLPADIGNTLTSITNLILEGNKFEGPLPSSLDNATNLQVLDLRSNTFAGVIPSLGSLSKLSYLDLGVNRLEAGDSTFLSSLKNSTQLLELWLDRNHLQGVISAYITNISKSLKVLVLIENKLTGPIPSEIGNFMNLTVLQVDNNLLSGYIPDMLGNLRNLSILTLSCNKLSGEIPQSIGKLDQLTMLNFGGNDLTGLIPSSINGCKHLTTLNLSSNSLYGAIPEELFSISTLSEGLDLSYNQLTGDIPLEIGRLINLNLLNLSNNQLSGEIPTTLGQCLLLDSLHLEKNFLKGSIPNSFISLQGISEMDLSQNNLSGRIPEYFESFTLLRFLNLSFNDLEGAVPGGGVFANASDVFIQGNGKLCATSPILHVPLCRTSAHNRKSTKYIVSVVVPLSTMVAVIAACVAVIILKKKRQAKTLTDQSLKQFKNFSYTDLFKATDGFSPNNLVGSGRFGMVYKGQLKFELCAVAIKVFRSDQLGAPSNFLSECEALRNTRHRNLLRVISVCSTFDPIGTEFKALILEYMGHGNLEGWLHPEEYRKSTKGPLSLDSRIKIAVDVAAALDYLHNRCAPPLVHCDLKPSNVLLNDEMVACLGDFGLAKFLSSDSSTSSIAGPRGSVGYIAPEYGMGCKVSIEGDIYSYGIMLLEMITGKRPTDEMFKDGINLRGFVKSSLPLKINEILEPNLTRYLEGEDTDQVMGGIQKCALQLANLGLVCSEMSPKDRPTTEDVYAEILSIKEEFSAKLDTSVVVSLLHHGCV, encoded by the exons ATGCCTCGCGTAACAATCTACAACGCCTCCTTCCTGCCACCGCTttctttcatcttcttcagcttaCTTGCCCTGTGTCCAAATTTGCACGCCTCATCTGGAACCTTCAATGAATCCGATGCCCTTCTCTGCCTCAAATCTCAGCTCCGCGACCCAGGAGGAGCACTAGCATCATGGAGAAACGACTCCCCTGCGTTCTGCGAGTGGCACGGGGTGACATGTGCCACTAAACAGAACGCATCCCGAGTCATCGCACTGGATCTTGAATCAGAGGACATTTCTGATAACATCTTCCCATGTGTTGCTAACCTCAGCTTCCTTGAAAGGATCCACATGCCCAATAATCAGCTCAATGGCCATATTTCTCCAGTCATCAGCCGATTAACCTGGCTTCAGTACCTCAACCTCAGCATGAACTCCCTTAGTGGTGAGATACCAGAGACAATATCTTCGTGTTCTCGCCTTGAGGCCATCGACCTTTATAGCAATGCGTTACAAGGTGAGATCCCTCCAGGTCTTAGTCAGTGTTTGTCTCTTAAAAGTATTATTCTTAGCAACAACAATCTTCGTGGGAGCATCCCTCCAGAACTTGGCTTGCTTCCCAATCTTTCTGCCCTGTTCCTCCCTAGCAATTATCTGACAGGCAACATTCCTGAGTTTTTGGGGAAGAGCAACTATCTGACGTGGGTAAATCTACAGAATAATA accTTAGTGGAGGAATACCAGCCGCTCTATTCAACAGCACAACCCTTTCTTACATAGATCTCTCACAAAATAACCTTTCTGGGTCTATCCCGCCTTTCAGGCAGTGGCAGGCATCGTCCTCAGTACTGAAGTACCTTAGCTTAGATAAAAATATGCTCTCAGGAGAGATTCCTCACTCACTCGGTAACCTTGCTTCCTTATCTTCATTACTCCTTTCTCATAACAATTTACATGGACAGATCCCAGAGAGCTTCAGTAACCTTACAAGTTTGCAAACACTAAACCTCAATTACAACAACTTGTCAGGCACTGTTCCACCAGCACTTTATAACATCTCTTCTCTTATTTTTCTTGGCCTTGGTGCCAACCAACTCGTCGGGAGGCTTCCTGCCGACATTGGTAACACCCTTACAAGCATCACAAATTTGATATTGGAAGGGAACAAGTTTGAAGGGCCACTTCCTTCTTCCCTGGACAACGCCACAAACTTGCAAGTTCTAGACCTTCGTAGCAACACGTTCGCAGGTGTTATTCCTTCACTAGGATCCCTGTCCAAATTGAGTTACCTAGATCTGGGTGTTAACAGGCTTGAAGCTGGAGACTCGACTTTCTTATCCTCTCTAAAAAACAGCACCCAGTTACTCGAATTATGGTTGGATAGAAACCACCTTCAAGGAGTAATATCTGCTTATATTACCAATATTTCAAAAAGCTTAAAGGTCCTCGTGCTGATAGAAAATAAATTGACAGGACCTATACCATCAGAGATTGGAAATTTCATGAACCTCACTGTCCTTCAAGTAGATAACAACTTACTCTCAGGATATATTCCAGACATGCTTGGAAACCTCCGAAACTTGTCCATCCTAACCTTATCCTGCAACAAACTTTCTGGAGAAATACCACAATCAATTGGTAAATTGGATCAGCTTACTATGCTTAATTTTGGGGGAAATGATTTGACCGGACTCATACCTTCTAGCATAAATGGTTGTAAACATTTGACGACACTCAACCTTTCTTCCAATAGCTTATACGGAGCTATACCTGAGGAACTATTTTCAATATCTACGCTTTCTGAAGGCTTAGACCTGTCCTATAACCAACTCACTGGAGACATACCATTGGAGATTGGTAGATTAATTAATCTGAATTTACTAAATCTTTCCAACAATCAATTATCAGGTGAGATTCCCACCACACTTGGTCAGTGCCTTCTTTTGGATTCTCTCCACTTAGAGAAGAATTTCCTGAAAGGAAGCATCCCAAATTCTTTTATCAGCTTACAAGGCATCTCTGAGATGGATCTTTCCCAGAATAACTTGTCAGGTAGAATTCCTGAATATTTTGAGTCCTTCACCTTGTTACGTTTTCTAAATCTATCCTTCAATGACCTTGAGGGGGCCGTCCCTGGAGGTGGCGTGTTTGCCAATGCGAGTGACGTGTTCATCCAAGGAAACGGCAAACTCTGTGCAACTTCTCCAATTCTGCATGTACCACTCTGCAGGACATCAGCTCATAACAGGAAGAGTACAAAATATATTGTATCTGTAGTAGTTCCACTTTCTACTATGGTTGCAGTCATCGCGGCATGTGTTGCAGTCATTATTCTGAAGAAGAAAAGGCAAGCTAAGACGCTCACTGACCAATCACTCAAGCAGTTCAAGAACTTCTCATACACTGACTTATTCAAAGCAACAGATGGTTTCTCTCCAAATAATCTTGTTGGTTCAGGAAGATTTGGAATGGTATACAAAGGTCAGTTGAAGTTTGAATTATGTGCAGTAGCCATAAAGGTATTCAGGTCCGACCAACTTGGAGCACCAAGCAACTTCCTCTCTGAATGCGAGGCTCTAAGAAACACTCGCCATCGGAATCTTTTAAGAGTGATAAGTGTATGTTCAACCTTTGATCCAATAGGAACTGAATTCAAAGCGCTCATTCTTGAGTACATGGGTCATGGTAACCTAGAGGGCTGGCTCCATCCAGAAGAATACAGAAAGAGCACAAAAGGACCACTGAGTTTAGACTCACGGATAAAAATAGCTGTGGATGTTGCTGCTGCCCTAGATTATCTTCATAATCGATGTGCTCCTCCTTTGGTTCATTGTGATCTAAAGCCAAGCAATGTGCTTCTGAATGATGAAATGGTTGCATGCCTTGGTGACTTTGGGCTTGCAAAGTTTCTATCCAGTGACTCTTCAACGTCGAGCATTGCAGGACCCAGAGGATCTGTCGGATACATTGCACCAG AGTATGGCATGGGGTGCAAAGTTTCAATTGAGGGTGACATCTACAGCTATGGAATCATGCTTCTAGAGATGATCACAGGAAAGCGTCCAACCGATGAGATGTTTAAGGACGGTATAAACCTTCGCGGCTTCGTGAAGTCATCCCTTCCACTGAAAATAAATGAGATCTTAGAACCCAATCTCACCCGATATCTTGAAGGTGAAGACACAGATCAAGTAATGGGTGGGATCCAAAAGTGTGCTCTGCAGCTAGCTAATCTTGGCCTGGTATGCTCTGAGATGTCTCCCAAGGACCGGCCAACAACAGAGGATGTTTATGCTGAAATCTTATCCATTAAAGAAGAGTTTTCAGCTAAACTGGATACCAGTGTAGTGGTCTCACTTTTGCATCATGGCTGTGTCTGA